The Alysiella filiformis sequence GGACAAACATCATGACCACGAATACGCAAGAAATTCAAAATGTTGTTGCGCCAAATCATCGCCCCAAAATTCAATGGGCAAATTTTCGGGATTGGGTTTTGATTCCACCCATTATTTTGATTTTGATTATTGGGCATATGGCAACGGGCAATTTTTTAAGTTGGGACATTTTGAAAATTCCGATTGAGCAATCCACGCAAATTGGTTTGTTGGTTTTGGCGCAAGCCTTGATTTTGATTATTGGGCGCATGGATTTGTCGCTGGAATCCACGTTTGGGCTTGCGCCTGCGGTGGCGGTGTGGGCGGTGGTGGGTGCGAGCATGACGGGAACGGGCGGTTTCTTGAATGGGCAATTTGCGCTGTTGGCAGGCGTGGGTTTGGGCGTATTGATTGGGATTACCAATGCTTTAATGATTGTGAAATTCCGTCTCAACGGCTTTATCGTAACGCTGGGTATGCTAACGGCATTGCGTGGCTTGCAAACTTTTTTGACAGGTGGCGCGAGTTTGTATCAATTACCCAAACAATTTCAAGCCCTTGCAGGTATGGGATTTTTGGGTATGTCATTGAGTTTTTGGGTGTTTGTGGTAACGGCTGGTGTATTGATGTTTGTGATGAAATACACGCGTTTGGGGCGCAGTTTGTACGCGATTGGCGGCAATGCGGACGCAGCACGCGCAGCAGGCATTCGCGTGGACAGAATCGTGATGGGAACGCTGATTTTCGCCAGCGTGTTGGCGGCGATTGCAGGGATTTTGTACACGGTGCAATACGCTTCGGTGGGACAAACACAGGGTTCAGGCTACATTTTCACGGTGTTTGCGGCGTGTGTGATTGGGGGGATTTCTTTGAATGGCGGACGCGGTTCGGTGTTTGGTGCGCTGACGGGGATTTTGCTGTTGAAATTCATTGACCAATTATTGCGTTCCATGCAAGTGTCTGGCACGGTGATTGAGTTGATTACGGGGACGTTTATTTTGGTGGCGTTGATTATTTCGCGCATTGCGTCTGGTAAACCGCAGGATTGAGTTTTCAGGCAGCCTGAAAAAGTGGGGTAAAATCCATTTTCAGGCTGCCTGAAAAACATTATTCCGAAAACACGAATAATATTTTCCAAAATTCGGAATTTTCTTTTAAGTAAAACTACTTTATAATCTTTTTTTGACACACACATTTATTTTTAATTAAATTTTAAAGGAAGCAATATCATGGCTCGCATGACCGCAGAACGCTTGGCAAAAGCCCGCGAACAAGAAAAAACCATTTCCGCCGAAGATTTGGCAAAAGTGAAAGGTTTAGCCGAAAGCATGGCAAAACCCATTCGCAGCTTTATTTTCAAAACGCCTGACGAAGAAGGCATGACTTACGAAAGCCTATCTATCCAGTCCGATGACGGCACGGCTTTGGAAGCGTGGTACATTCCCGCCAAAGAAAAAAGCGATAAACTCGTGATTTTTAACCACGCTTTGCCGATGTGTCGTGCGGGTTTCCCCGGTCATTTTGGTATGCCATGGGCGGGTTTTGACGCGGTAGAAATTGATTTCATCATTCAATACAAACATTTAACAGACGCTGGCTACAATGTTTTGACTTACGATTTCCGCAATCACGGCAACAGTGCTTCGGCAAACGGCGGCATTGCGGGCATTGGCAATTTTGAATGGCGCGATTGCGTGGGCGTGAAAAAATGGGTGGACGCGCACCCCGAGTTGTCCAAAATGAAAGTGGCGTTGTACAGCCAATGTTTGGGCGCGGACAGCCAATATCGTGCGATGTTGGAACGCCCTGAATTGTTTGAAAATGTGCAATGTATGGTCAATCCGCTTGTGGTAAATATGCCGTTTATTTTTGACGCGTTTTCGGAATTGTACGGCATCAATCAATATCAGGAACTGATTGATTTGGAACTGATTAAATTGGGTGGCTTTACCGCCGAAGAATGCCAAGCCGCAAATTGGGCGCATGCCGTGAAAGTGCCGACTTTCATCATGCAAGTGAAAAATGACGAATGGACACGCCAACCCGATGACGGCATGAAAACCTTTAACGCACTCGTGAACGCGCCTGAAAAAGAAATTTTCTGGTTGGACAGCACCAAGCGTTTCCGCGATGGTTACAACTGGTTTGGACGTGAACCGAAAATGGTTTTGGATTTCTTGGCGAAATACATGGGCTAATTTGATTTGATGCAAAAATACCATTTTAATTTTATTTAGAATGGTATTTTTTGTTTTCAGGCAGCCTGAAAGGACATTTTTATGAAAAATACTTATGTTTTAATGCTGGATTTGCAAGACAATCCCGACAAAATCGCCGAATACGAACAACACCACCGCGCCGTGTGGGCGGAAGTGGAACAGCACATTGCTGATTGTGGCATTACCCAAATGGCGATTTACCGTTTGGGAACGCGCTTGGTGATGTTGATGGACACCGATGACACGTTCAGTTTTGAACGCATGGCGCAACTCTCCGCCCAAAATGAAACCGTGCAACGCTGGGAAAAATGGATGTGGGATTATCAACAAGCCACGCCCTTTACCCCAGCAGGCGAAAAATGGGTGCTGATGGACGAGATTTATCGCTTTCAGGCTGCCTGAAAAGGCTGTCTGAAAGCTTTTTTTAAGGCTGCGGTGCATTGCTGCGTTGCAAATAAATCGTGGCGGTGTGGGTGGGGGAAACGGTAACGCTTTCGCTGTCAAAATATTCGCCCGTATCCAACTGATGATAGCGCACAAAATATTCGCCCGAATCCAAATCTTTCAACAAAAATTCGTTGCGTTCTTCAATGAAAAAGGTGCGCATTAATTGTCCGCTTTGTTTTTCATATAATTGGGCGAACACGTCTGATGTGTTGCGAATGTTTTCCACGTTGATGGCGCTGTTGCCTGAACCTGTGATTTGCGCGTAATTGCTCACATAGCCCGATTCGGTGGGCAAAGGCGAACCGTTGGGCGCATGAGTGGGGCGCACATAGCTGGTGGCTGGTGGGGTGTTGGCGGTTTCCGCATTCATGGCGTGCACATCAACAGGCTGTTTGTCGTCAGGGTTGATGATGACTTGGGTGCTAACCAGTTGGGGTTCTTTGCTTTTGGTGAACCAGCTTGTGCCTTGCCACGCCACCAATCCCAGCAAAATCAATGAAATGATGATTAAGCCAATCAACACCAATTTTTGCGGATTGCTGGCTGAACCATCGGCAGCATAATGTTGTGATGATGAATAATGGGCTGGTGGATTGCGGCGTTTGGCGTGGGGCAGGGTGGTGGGAATGCCCAATTCTTCTTGCATACGGCGGCGGCGTTGGGCTTCAATCCAAAAATCGTGTTCGGCACGTTTGCGTGGGTCGGACAGCACATCGTAGGCGCGATTGATGAGCTGCATAATGCGATGTGCGTCTGGGTCGGGGTTTAAATCGGGGTGGTATTTGCGCGACAAGCGGCGATAGGCTTGGCGAATTTCCGCATCGGTGGCGGTGTAGGGAACTTGCAAATTATCGTAATGGGTATGAATGTGCATTTCAGATATTTTCAGCAAAAAATAATTTTTCAGGCAGCCTGAAAATTCAGTTTGACGATAAATAAGGTGCTGCGCCGCGATTGGCAAGTTCATCGGCGCGTTCGTTTTCGGTGTGTCCTGCGTGTCCTTTGACCCAAGTCCAGCGTACTTGGTGGCGTTGAACTTCGTGGTCTAGGCTTTGCCACAAGTCGGCATTTTTAACGGCTTGTTTGGCGGCGGTGCGCCAGCCGTTTTTTTTCCAGTTGTGTATCCAGCTTTCCATGCCGTTTTTGACGTATTGTGAATCGGTGTGTATGACCACTTCGCAAGGCTCATGCAGGGCTTGTAAGCCTTGTACCACGGCGGTAAGTTCCATGCGGTTGTTGGTGGTTTGGGCTTCGCCGCCAAACAGCTCTTTTTCGTGTTGTTTGTAGCGCAACAATGCGCCCCAGCCACCAGCACCAGGGTTGCCTTTGCACGCGCCGTCTGTGTAAAGATAAACGGTTTTCAAGACGTTTCCTTCTTGATTTTAGAGTGGCGTATCATAACACAATTTGACCAGCAGGCTGCCTGAAAAATCATCTTAAACACCACATTGGTGCGTTTTTTCAGGCAGCTTGAAACATGGCAACATCAACGTTTATCTTGAAAAAACGCATTAACCGTATCGTGAAACAAATCGGCGGCATGGGCTTGTTCGTATTCCAAAATTTCGCCTTCTTCTTGCCAAGCAGCGTTGATGTTGTCAATGGCATCGGTGCGAATGTCGTGCGGCAAACTTTGCAACAGGGCTTTAAACGCCACCGCCAACACACGGTTTTGCATACGCAAATGGTCGTTGTGGTATTCCAAATCCGTTAAACGTTCTTCGGTGTCCATATCCATAATGCTTAATCCTTTGGAAAATTATGTTAAAATGTGTATTTTAAAACCGTATTGCTTAACCTTTCAATCCCCCCAACGGACGCGCAACATGAATCAAACGGACAAATCCACATCATCAATGATTTTTACTTTGGAAGACGACAACGCTTCCGCCCCCGTGTATGACAGCAAATCCAACAGTTGGGAACAAACCCTCAATGAAATGCGCAACAGTCGCAATCGTCAAGCCAGCAGCCCAGCTCATGAATTGAGCGATTTCATTGCCAGTGGCAAATCCAATCGGGCGGAAATTCCACGCTTGTCGGCACAAAAAAACCCTTATGCGGAAGAATTGAACGCCTTTGCCGATTTGCGCATGAACAAAAAACACCACCTGCCGCCACCCACCCCTTTTGAAAAAGACACCGATGGCGAATCTGCCGAAAAAGCGGGCGATTGGTCGCGTTTGATTGACTTGCCCAAGCCCAAACACACTTCCACCGCACCCATCACGCCCACGAAAAGTTTTGGCGATGAAGAGCTGGATTATGCCTATCGCGAATATTTGAAAAAACGCGAACAAGACCACAACGCCCACATTCAGGCAGCCCCCGATGACGATATTGGCGTGTTGATTCAAGAAGATTGGCTTACCGCGCAACAGGCTTTGCAAAGCGAACGCAATCGCAAACACCAAATGCCCATTCGCACTGAAAAATTGAACGAAAACGCACCCAGCACCGATGAAATCATCGGCGAAGTGGACGACAATGGCGAATTTGTGGTGCAAGAACAACGCAGCGTACCCAATGTGCCTGAAATCACAGTTCACGTTTACGATTTGCCGCAACTGCCTTCCACGCGCAAAATCAAAGTGTTTTCAGAAAAAGAATTGCTGGCTGAAATTCAGGCGCGTTTGCGTCCGCATTTAACCAATGCGGTGTCGGGCATGGTGCGCCAAGTTTTGCAAAAGAAAATGGCGATGTTGTCTTACGATTTGCAAACCATGCTCAACGAAGAAACGCCACAAATGGTAGAAGATGTGTTGGAACACAATCTGACCCACATCATGCGCGAAATCAAAAATAAATTGTCTTAAAAAAACACCTTTTCAGGCAGCCTGAAACACAATTTGGCTGCCTGAAAACGCATTCACAAGGAAAAACATCATGGCTGGCAACACCTTCGGACAAATTTTCACCGTAACCACTTTTGGCGAAAGCCATGGCGCAGGCTTGGGCTGCATCATTGACGGTTGCCCGCCCAATTTACCGCTTACCGAAGCCGACATTCAAGCCGACCTAGACCGCCGCAAACCTGGCACCAGCCGCCACGTTACCCAACGCCGCGAGCCAGACCAAGTGGAAATTTTATCGGGCGTGTTTGAAGGCAAAACCACAGGCACGCCCATCGCCTTGCTCATTCGCAACACCGACCAGCGCAGCAAAGATTACGGCAAAATTGCCGAACAATTCCGCCCAGCCCATGCCGATTACACCTATTGGCACAAATTCGGTACACGCGATTATCGCGGTGGCGGCAGAAGTTCCGCGCGAGAAACCGCAGCGCGTGTGGCGGCTGGTGCGGTGGCAAAAAAATGGTTGCGCGAACAGTTTGGCACAGAAATCATTTGCTGGGTAACGCAAGTGGGCGAAAAAGCCATTGCGTTTGAACATGAAGATTTGATTTCGCAAAATCCCTTTTTTGCCGCCAACCAATCGCAAATTACCGAATTGGAAGACTACATGGACAGCGTCCGCAAATCGTTGGACAGCGTGGGCGCAAAATTGCACATTGAAGCGCGAAACGTGCCAGTGGGCTTGGGCGAACCCGTTTTTGACCGTTTGGACGCAGACATTGCCCACGCGCTGATGTCCATCAATGCCGTGAAAGCGGTGGAAATTGGCGATGGTTTTGATGTGGTGGCGCAACGCGGCAGTTTTCATGGCGATGAACTCACGCCCACAGGGTTTAAATCCAACCGTGCAGGTGGCATTTTGGGCGGCATTTCCACGGGGCAAACGATTACCGCCAATTTCGCGATTAAGCCAACCAGCTCCATCGCCACGCCACGCGAAAGCATAGACATTTACGGCAATTCGGTGGAAATTGCCACCCACGGTCGCCACGACCCTTGCGTGGGTTTGCGCGCCGCACCGATTGCCGAAGCGATGTTGGCTTTGGTGCTGATTGACCACGCTTTGCGCCACCGCGCCCAAAATGCCGATGTGCGTGTGGCAACGCCCGATATTGCGCGTTTGGGTGGAAAATAAAATTTCAGGCTGCCTGATTGATGTGGAGAATAAAACCATGAGAAAAATCATTTGGTTGATGATGATGTTTTTAACCGCTTGTGTGGCAGCACAGTATCCCTTACGCGATGATGTGATTTTGTTTAATAAAGCAGACAACATATTTTTGCGCCAGCACCAAAAATTGCCCGAAGTCTTGCCGATTTACACCACTTTATCGGAAAAGGGGTTTGCAGAGGCGCAATTTCGCTTGGCGACAATTTACGATGATTGGTATTACGGTGTTCATCCGCAAGATAAAAATACCGATAAAAATGTTTATCTCGCCAAAGCCGTTTATTTGGTATGAAAAAGCCGCAGCCAATGGTCATCCGATTGCACAAAACGATTTGGCGTTGTGGTATGGTGTGGGTTTAGAGGGCATTTTGCCAAAAAATCAAGCCAAAAAATTCACTTTATTGAGCCAAGCGGCACAAAAAGGTTTGGCAGCAGCGCAACATAATTTGGCGTACATGTATCATCATGGCGAATATGTGGAACAAGATTTTGAATTGGCAGATTTTTGGTATCGAAAAGCCATTTTACAAAATCATGAAAACGCGAAAAATGCCCACCAATCCATGCTAAAAGATATGGCGGAACAAAAAAAATTGACAAAACAGTAAATTCATTTCAGGCAGCCTGAAAATTTCTTAAATTGAAATGGAAAACAAAATGTCCAACCAAAGATTGATTTACGGCTTTCACGCCATCAATGCCCGCTTGTGGCAAAATCCCCAATCCATTACCGAACTGTATGTTTTGGAAAACAAAAACGATGCGCGTACCCGAGAAGTGCTGGAAAAAGCCGCCAACGAAAACGTACGCGTGCATTTTGCCGACACCGACCGCCTGAACGCCATGGCAAAAGGCGCACGACATCAAGGCGTGGTCGGATTCATCGATGCGTCCAAAAACCACGTTCATTTAGAAGATGTGCTTGAAAACCTACAAGAACCCCCATTTTTGCTGGTGTTGGACGGCATTACCGACCCCCACAATTTGGGCGCATGTTTGCGGACAGCAGATGCCATGGGCGTGCATGCTGTGATTGCGCCGAAAGACAAAAGCGCGGGTTTGAACGCGACCGTCAGCAAAGTGGCATGTGGCGCAGCCGAAACCGTCCCATACATTACCGTAACCAACTTGGCGCGGACTTTGCGCGAATTAAAAGAATACGGCATTTGGGTGGTCGGCACCGACATGGGTGGCGATGCCGATTTGTTCCACTATACCATTCCCCAATC is a genomic window containing:
- a CDS encoding ABC transporter permease — encoded protein: MTTNTQEIQNVVAPNHRPKIQWANFRDWVLIPPIILILIIGHMATGNFLSWDILKIPIEQSTQIGLLVLAQALILIIGRMDLSLESTFGLAPAVAVWAVVGASMTGTGGFLNGQFALLAGVGLGVLIGITNALMIVKFRLNGFIVTLGMLTALRGLQTFLTGGASLYQLPKQFQALAGMGFLGMSLSFWVFVVTAGVLMFVMKYTRLGRSLYAIGGNADAARAAGIRVDRIVMGTLIFASVLAAIAGILYTVQYASVGQTQGSGYIFTVFAACVIGGISLNGGRGSVFGALTGILLLKFIDQLLRSMQVSGTVIELITGTFILVALIISRIASGKPQD
- a CDS encoding J domain-containing protein; its protein translation is MNLPIAAQHLIYRQTEFSGCLKNYFLLKISEMHIHTHYDNLQVPYTATDAEIRQAYRRLSRKYHPDLNPDPDAHRIMQLINRAYDVLSDPRKRAEHDFWIEAQRRRRMQEELGIPTTLPHAKRRNPPAHYSSSQHYAADGSASNPQKLVLIGLIIISLILLGLVAWQGTSWFTKSKEPQLVSTQVIINPDDKQPVDVHAMNAETANTPPATSYVRPTHAPNGSPLPTESGYVSNYAQITGSGNSAINVENIRNTSDVFAQLYEKQSGQLMRTFFIEERNEFLLKDLDSGEYFVRYHQLDTGEYFDSESVTVSPTHTATIYLQRSNAPQP
- a CDS encoding L-rhamnose mutarotase, with product MKNTYVLMLDLQDNPDKIAEYEQHHRAVWAEVEQHIADCGITQMAIYRLGTRLVMLMDTDDTFSFERMAQLSAQNETVQRWEKWMWDYQQATPFTPAGEKWVLMDEIYRFQAA
- a CDS encoding tetratricopeptide repeat protein; protein product: MFISPKPFIWYEKAAANGHPIAQNDLALWYGVGLEGILPKNQAKKFTLLSQAAQKGLAAAQHNLAYMYHHGEYVEQDFELADFWYRKAILQNHENAKNAHQSMLKDMAEQKKLTKQ
- a CDS encoding NGO1151 family protein: MDMDTEERLTDLEYHNDHLRMQNRVLAVAFKALLQSLPHDIRTDAIDNINAAWQEEGEILEYEQAHAADLFHDTVNAFFQDKR
- the aroC gene encoding chorismate synthase; its protein translation is MAGNTFGQIFTVTTFGESHGAGLGCIIDGCPPNLPLTEADIQADLDRRKPGTSRHVTQRREPDQVEILSGVFEGKTTGTPIALLIRNTDQRSKDYGKIAEQFRPAHADYTYWHKFGTRDYRGGGRSSARETAARVAAGAVAKKWLREQFGTEIICWVTQVGEKAIAFEHEDLISQNPFFAANQSQITELEDYMDSVRKSLDSVGAKLHIEARNVPVGLGEPVFDRLDADIAHALMSINAVKAVEIGDGFDVVAQRGSFHGDELTPTGFKSNRAGGILGGISTGQTITANFAIKPTSSIATPRESIDIYGNSVEIATHGRHDPCVGLRAAPIAEAMLALVLIDHALRHRAQNADVRVATPDIARLGGK
- the rnhA gene encoding ribonuclease HI, with amino-acid sequence MKTVYLYTDGACKGNPGAGGWGALLRYKQHEKELFGGEAQTTNNRMELTAVVQGLQALHEPCEVVIHTDSQYVKNGMESWIHNWKKNGWRTAAKQAVKNADLWQSLDHEVQRHQVRWTWVKGHAGHTENERADELANRGAAPYLSSN
- a CDS encoding alpha/beta hydrolase family protein; the protein is MARMTAERLAKAREQEKTISAEDLAKVKGLAESMAKPIRSFIFKTPDEEGMTYESLSIQSDDGTALEAWYIPAKEKSDKLVIFNHALPMCRAGFPGHFGMPWAGFDAVEIDFIIQYKHLTDAGYNVLTYDFRNHGNSASANGGIAGIGNFEWRDCVGVKKWVDAHPELSKMKVALYSQCLGADSQYRAMLERPELFENVQCMVNPLVVNMPFIFDAFSELYGINQYQELIDLELIKLGGFTAEECQAANWAHAVKVPTFIMQVKNDEWTRQPDDGMKTFNALVNAPEKEIFWLDSTKRFRDGYNWFGREPKMVLDFLAKYMG
- the rlmB gene encoding 23S rRNA (guanosine(2251)-2'-O)-methyltransferase RlmB: MSNQRLIYGFHAINARLWQNPQSITELYVLENKNDARTREVLEKAANENVRVHFADTDRLNAMAKGARHQGVVGFIDASKNHVHLEDVLENLQEPPFLLVLDGITDPHNLGACLRTADAMGVHAVIAPKDKSAGLNATVSKVACGAAETVPYITVTNLARTLRELKEYGIWVVGTDMGGDADLFHYTIPQSVAWVMGNEGEGMRRLTREHCDALVSIPMFGTVESMNISVSAGMVLAETRRQRIQAA